In Limisalsivibrio acetivorans, one genomic interval encodes:
- a CDS encoding nucleoside recognition domain-containing protein yields the protein MLNHIRSVLKETYEICYVLFKIMIPVIIAVKLLSELGVIDVLSGLLAPAMQVVGLPGELGLAWATALVTNIYGGIIVFVALARDMDITAAQATIFASMVLIAHSMPVELQVMRKSGPRLRVMLILRLGSALLYGWLLHLIYTATNTLQHPVQIVWTPEPRAEGLLAWVFAQVTNLAYIAFIILCLVVFMRILSKLGIIDLMNRLLSPLLKVFGVSARASTLTIFGLTLGLSYAGGMIIKEARSGKLSETDVFFSVSLLGIMHSLIEDTLLLMVIGGELSGILWMRIPFSLLVIFLITKAVSRMDKETFHRYIFSPAPETVQM from the coding sequence ATGCTTAACCATATTCGCTCCGTATTAAAGGAAACCTACGAGATTTGCTATGTACTTTTTAAGATTATGATCCCTGTCATAATCGCTGTTAAATTACTGTCAGAGTTAGGTGTTATCGATGTGTTGTCGGGTCTCCTTGCGCCTGCGATGCAGGTTGTAGGACTGCCGGGGGAACTTGGGCTTGCTTGGGCAACGGCCCTTGTGACGAATATATACGGCGGAATCATTGTTTTCGTGGCTCTCGCCAGGGATATGGATATAACAGCGGCCCAGGCAACCATCTTTGCCTCTATGGTACTGATTGCACACTCGATGCCTGTGGAGCTTCAGGTAATGCGAAAATCTGGTCCCAGGCTTCGTGTAATGTTGATCCTTCGTCTGGGTTCTGCGCTCTTGTATGGTTGGCTACTTCACCTTATCTACACTGCCACAAATACGCTGCAACATCCTGTACAGATAGTATGGACACCCGAACCCAGAGCAGAGGGGCTTCTGGCATGGGTCTTTGCCCAGGTAACAAACCTCGCCTATATCGCTTTTATTATCCTTTGTCTCGTTGTTTTTATGCGCATTCTTTCAAAACTTGGCATCATAGACCTTATGAACAGGCTTCTTTCGCCCCTCTTGAAAGTTTTCGGTGTGAGTGCAAGGGCTTCCACCCTTACCATCTTCGGCTTAACCCTTGGGCTATCATACGCTGGCGGAATGATTATCAAGGAGGCCAGAAGCGGTAAGCTGAGCGAGACGGATGTCTTTTTCTCCGTTTCACTTCTCGGGATAATGCACAGCCTTATTGAGGATACGCTCCTGCTCATGGTTATCGGCGGAGAACTATCCGGCATACTCTGGATGAGAATCCCGTTCTCACTACTTGTTATATTCCTTATTACTAAAGCTGTGAGCAGGATGGATAAAGAAACCTTTCATAGATACATATTCTCCCCTGCACCAGAAACTGTTCAAATGTGA
- a CDS encoding OmpA family protein yields MKIIISAILLMISVAGTAVAFDMSNAWYVSPYAGYRFFDDKEDLENNPEFGLRFGKFLTENIAAEGGLGYINSNYEDTGDDENLVVLDANALYHFKVSEDKKVMPYVQAGIEGRNYGKTLWGVDAGFGFKYLYNKNIGGDLNLKNVYFGQGRHDQVVSLSLNFYYGVKDEKEPVTVVIPVKKEEPKPEPVKEEPVKPSVEEKPAESFAKAEEPEKKETMAVAAVGDADNDGVNDDEDMCPGTMASVVVDEYGCFHSMDLEVYFPFDSAKVQKKYMGRISEFAGFMKKNTILKAEIQGHTDSIGTEEYNKALSERRAEAVMKKLTGEFGIAEERLSSIGYGEEQPIADNSNPEGRQKNRRIETKLLTKYGGNVESQSK; encoded by the coding sequence ATGAAAATAATTATTTCTGCAATACTTTTGATGATTTCAGTCGCTGGAACGGCGGTGGCATTCGATATGTCAAATGCCTGGTATGTGAGCCCATATGCCGGATACCGATTCTTCGATGATAAAGAGGACCTTGAGAATAATCCGGAATTCGGTCTGCGATTCGGCAAATTCCTTACAGAGAATATCGCCGCAGAGGGTGGACTTGGGTACATAAACTCAAACTATGAAGATACGGGTGATGATGAGAACCTTGTTGTTCTAGATGCCAATGCTCTCTATCATTTTAAAGTATCAGAAGATAAGAAGGTTATGCCCTACGTTCAGGCGGGTATTGAGGGTAGAAATTATGGGAAAACACTTTGGGGTGTTGATGCAGGTTTCGGCTTTAAGTATCTGTATAATAAGAATATAGGTGGTGATCTTAATCTCAAGAATGTCTATTTCGGTCAGGGGCGACACGATCAGGTTGTTTCCCTTTCCCTTAATTTCTATTACGGCGTAAAGGATGAGAAGGAACCTGTAACCGTTGTTATCCCTGTTAAAAAAGAAGAGCCTAAGCCCGAACCTGTGAAGGAAGAGCCTGTGAAACCCTCCGTTGAGGAGAAGCCTGCTGAGTCCTTTGCGAAGGCTGAGGAGCCTGAGAAGAAGGAAACCATGGCTGTGGCTGCGGTGGGCGATGCCGATAACGACGGCGTTAACGACGATGAAGATATGTGCCCTGGAACCATGGCTTCCGTTGTGGTTGACGAATACGGATGCTTCCACAGCATGGATCTTGAAGTCTACTTCCCCTTCGATAGCGCAAAGGTGCAGAAGAAGTATATGGGAAGAATCTCTGAGTTTGCCGGATTCATGAAGAAGAACACCATACTTAAGGCGGAGATACAGGGGCACACCGACAGCATCGGAACCGAAGAGTACAACAAGGCTCTCTCAGAAAGAAGGGCAGAGGCTGTTATGAAGAAGCTCACGGGTGAGTTTGGTATTGCAGAAGAAAGGCTGAGCTCCATAGGATACGGCGAGGAACAGCCCATTGCTGACAACTCAAACCCCGAAGGCCGCCAGAAGAATAGAAGAATTGAGACAAAACTGCTTACTAAATACGGCGGTAATGTCGAATCCCAAAGCAAATAA